A genomic window from bacterium includes:
- a CDS encoding aminotransferase class I/II-fold pyridoxal phosphate-dependent enzyme → EIYFDDNPPPSILQVDGAKDIAVEVNSLSKTYAMAGWRVGMVVGNERMCAALARVKSYLDYGAYTPIQVAAAAALNGPQDCVEEIRGIYKSRRDTLVSSMARAGWDIPAPPASMFAWAKVPEQFREAGSMLFSRLLIEEAGVAVAPGSGFGEYGEGYVRIGLVENEHRIRQAARNVKKFLADSDRILAKAHNTMAAQ, encoded by the coding sequence CGAGATCTACTTCGACGACAACCCGCCGCCCTCCATCCTGCAGGTGGACGGGGCCAAGGACATCGCCGTCGAGGTCAACTCGCTGTCCAAGACCTACGCCATGGCCGGCTGGCGCGTGGGCATGGTGGTGGGCAATGAGCGGATGTGCGCGGCTCTGGCCCGCGTGAAATCCTATCTGGACTACGGGGCCTATACCCCGATCCAGGTTGCGGCGGCCGCGGCGCTGAACGGGCCGCAGGACTGCGTTGAGGAGATCCGGGGCATCTACAAGAGCCGCCGCGACACCCTGGTCAGCTCCATGGCCCGCGCGGGCTGGGACATTCCCGCCCCGCCGGCCTCGATGTTCGCCTGGGCCAAGGTGCCCGAGCAGTTCCGCGAGGCCGGCTCGATGCTGTTCTCGCGCCTGCTGATCGAGGAGGCCGGCGTCGCCGTGGCGCCCGGCTCGGGCTTCGGCGAATACGGCGAAGGCTATGTCCGCATCGGCCTGGTCGAAAATGAACACCGCATCAGACAGGCGGCCCGCAACGTGAAGAAGTTCCTCGCCGATTCCGACCGCATCCTGGCCAAGGCCCACAACACGATGGCCGCGCAATGA
- a CDS encoding homoserine dehydrogenase, giving the protein MSPRTWRIGVAGLGTVGGGLLQFLSERPDFAPAGGRAVITGVTARSRSRPRSIDISDLAWFDDPVALATSPDIDLFVELVGGSDGPAKAAVEAALKAGKPVVTANKALIAEHGAELAALAEEAGVPLLFEAAVMGGTPAVKMLREAMVGDDVVGVAGILNGTCNFILSEMEQRGASFADVLAEAQRMGYAEADPTMDVGGFDAAHKVTILAALAFGCAPNFAAAEIEGIDQVDLLDIRLAKDLGYRIRLIASADRTADGVAVRVHPSLVAQGHPLAETRGALNALFIEGTRIGRIFIQGPGAGSGPTAAAVAADIADVMTLAVRPVFQRPAGELKPFIAVAPTRRVGKAYLRLLVKDQAGVIAAVSETLAECGVSIDSFLQKPVEDAGGVPIVLTTHAIAESVLTDSINRIEKLPAVLERPRLLRIARI; this is encoded by the coding sequence ATGAGCCCGCGCACCTGGCGTATCGGCGTCGCCGGCCTGGGCACCGTCGGCGGCGGCCTGCTGCAGTTCCTGTCGGAGCGGCCGGACTTCGCGCCGGCCGGGGGCAGGGCGGTGATCACCGGCGTGACCGCCCGCTCGCGCTCGCGGCCGCGCAGCATCGACATCTCAGACCTGGCCTGGTTCGACGACCCGGTGGCGCTGGCGACCTCGCCGGACATCGACCTGTTCGTCGAACTGGTTGGCGGCTCCGACGGGCCGGCCAAGGCGGCGGTCGAGGCGGCGCTCAAGGCCGGCAAGCCGGTCGTCACCGCCAACAAGGCCCTGATCGCCGAGCACGGCGCGGAGCTGGCGGCCCTGGCGGAAGAAGCCGGCGTCCCGCTGCTGTTCGAGGCCGCCGTCATGGGCGGCACCCCGGCGGTGAAGATGCTGCGCGAGGCCATGGTCGGCGACGACGTGGTCGGCGTGGCCGGGATTCTCAACGGCACCTGCAACTTCATTCTCAGCGAGATGGAACAGCGCGGCGCCTCGTTCGCCGACGTGCTCGCCGAAGCCCAGCGCATGGGTTACGCCGAGGCCGACCCGACGATGGACGTCGGCGGCTTCGACGCCGCGCACAAGGTGACCATCCTGGCCGCCCTGGCGTTCGGTTGCGCGCCCAACTTCGCCGCCGCCGAGATCGAGGGCATCGACCAGGTCGACCTGCTCGACATCCGGCTGGCCAAGGACCTCGGCTACCGCATCCGGCTGATCGCCTCCGCCGACCGCACCGCCGACGGCGTGGCGGTGCGGGTGCATCCCTCGCTGGTCGCCCAGGGCCATCCGCTGGCCGAGACCCGCGGCGCCCTCAACGCCCTGTTCATCGAGGGCACCCGGATCGGCCGGATCTTCATCCAGGGGCCCGGGGCGGGCTCGGGACCCACCGCCGCCGCCGTGGCCGCCGACATCGCCGATGTCATGACCCTGGCGGTCCGTCCGGTGTTCCAGCGTCCGGCCGGCGAGCTGAAACCGTTCATCGCCGTGGCGCCCACCCGTCGCGTCGGCAAGGCCTACCTGCGCCTTCTGGTCAAGGATCAGGCCGGGGTCATCGCCGCCGTGTCGGAGACCCTGGCGGAGTGCGGCGTGTCGATCGACAGCTTCCTGCAGAAGCCGGTCGAGGACGCCGGCGGCGTGCCGATCGTGCTGACCACCCACGCCATCGCCGAGTCGGTTCTGACGGACTCGATAAACCGCATCGAAAAGCTGCCGGCCGTGCTAGAGCGTCCCCGGCTGTTGCGTATCGCGCGCATTTGA
- the glpX gene encoding class II fructose-bisphosphatase, with the protein MSSETLDRGLVLDAVRVTEAAAIAAWGLVGRGDEKEADQAAVDAMRNALNDLAIDGEIVIGEGERDEAPMLYIGEKVGSGKGPRVDIALDPLEGTTLTAKAMANALAVMAWAPAGTLLNAPDTYMDKIACGPGYAEGVIDLDATPADNVRAMAKAKGVEPDQITVCVLDRPRHAEIINSLRSVGARVYLITDGDVAGVINTADPETGVDLYIGQGGAPEGVLACAALKCVGGQFQGRLVFRNNDERSRAAKWGITDLDRKYMLGEIVRADAIFAMTGVTNGALLDGVKLEGGFVHTHSLVMNSSTRTVREVRMKRPL; encoded by the coding sequence ATGAGTTCTGAGACACTGGACCGGGGGCTGGTTCTTGACGCGGTCCGTGTGACCGAGGCCGCCGCGATCGCCGCCTGGGGCTTGGTGGGCCGGGGCGACGAAAAGGAGGCCGACCAGGCCGCCGTCGACGCCATGCGCAACGCGCTGAACGACCTGGCCATCGATGGCGAGATCGTCATCGGCGAGGGCGAGCGCGACGAGGCCCCGATGCTCTACATCGGCGAGAAGGTCGGCTCCGGCAAAGGGCCGCGCGTCGACATCGCGCTGGACCCGCTGGAAGGCACGACCCTGACGGCCAAGGCCATGGCCAACGCCCTGGCCGTTATGGCCTGGGCGCCCGCCGGCACCCTGCTCAACGCGCCCGACACCTACATGGACAAGATCGCCTGCGGGCCCGGCTACGCCGAAGGCGTCATCGACCTGGACGCGACGCCGGCCGACAACGTCAGGGCGATGGCCAAGGCGAAGGGCGTGGAGCCCGACCAGATCACCGTCTGCGTGCTGGACCGTCCGCGCCACGCCGAGATCATCAACAGCCTGCGCTCCGTCGGCGCGCGGGTCTATCTGATCACCGACGGCGACGTGGCCGGGGTGATCAACACCGCCGACCCCGAGACCGGCGTTGACCTTTATATCGGCCAGGGCGGCGCGCCCGAGGGCGTGCTGGCCTGCGCGGCGCTGAAGTGCGTCGGCGGCCAGTTCCAGGGCCGGCTGGTGTTCCGCAACAACGACGAGCGCAGCCGCGCCGCCAAATGGGGCATCACCGACCTCGACCGCAAATACATGCTGGGCGAGATCGTCCGCGCCGACGCCATCTTCGCCATGACCGGCGTGACCAACGGCGCCCTGCTGGACGGGGTGAAGCTCGAGGGCGGCTTTGTCCACACCCACTCGCTGGTGATGAACTCCTCCACCCGCACGGTGCGTGAAGTGCGGATGAAGCGGCCGCTCTGA